From the Erythrolamprus reginae isolate rEryReg1 chromosome Z, rEryReg1.hap1, whole genome shotgun sequence genome, one window contains:
- the PFAS gene encoding phosphoribosylformylglycinamidine synthase, protein MVVLHYYQRPSEGESGLNNLLQSAQTILGNGAQAVQKELCFNVNWTGKTLPSAQEMEMLQWVFGCPFEEGDITSKSFLSSRPSDLLIEIGPRLNFSTAYSTNAVSVCLAAGLENIDRVECSRRYLFKCDQRPTSSQETQLVASLYDRMTEQTYPEPIQSFAVATRPEAVFYVDILGEGRPALVKANNQLGLAFDSWDLDFYTALFQKLGRNPTSVECFDLAQSNSEHSRHWFFKGRLLVDGKERKESLFESIMKTQDRSNPNNVIKFCDNSSAIQGREVLSLWPSDPSKASPFEKRTSTRHVIFTAETHNFPTGVAPFSGATTGTGGRIRDVQCTGRGAHVIAGTAGYSFGNLHIPGYSLPWEDTSFVYPDNFARPVEVAIGASDGASDYGNKFGEPVLAGFARSFGMRLGDGERHEWIKPIMFSGGIGAIEDIHVRKETPQHGMDVVKVGGPVYRIGVGGGAASSIQVQGDNASELDFGAVQRGDAEMEQKMNRVLRGCIESGENNPICSLHDQGAGGNGNVLKELSEPAGATIYASRFQLGDPTLSVLEIWGAEYQETNALLLQPRRADFLQRLASRERCAVDFVGKITGNGKIVLVDDTKYPASTAEVAKGDAGERDTPVNLKLEWVLGKMPRKEFVLNRINRALRPLDLPKALSVVDALQLVLKLPSVASKRYLTNKVDRSVTGLVAQQQCVGPLHTPLADVAVVALSPFETVGGATALGEQPIKGLINPAAGARLAVGEALTNLVFARVTDLKDVKCSGNWMWPAKLPGEGAALAEACSAMCSVMGELGVAVDGGKDSLSMAARVGTETVKAPGTLVISAYAVCPDITATVTPDLKCPDRKGALLHVAVSPDKHRLGGSALAQCFSQLGDVSPDLDDPSTLVSCFQVTQDLLRDSLLSSGHDVSDGGLLTCLLEMAIAGNCGAHIELGAPGVHALDVLFAEELGLVLEVPCAAAADVCSRYQEAGVRCVPVGYSGPRGPNAMVQVTVNGQQVLAEKVSTLRNWWEATSFQLERLQANPDCVAQEETGLAKRTEPNFTMTFNPQEELPLLQEMALPAPRVAVLREEGSNGDREMVAAFLMAGFQVWDVTMQDLCSGNMTLDSFRGLVFVGGFSYADVLGSAKGWAASVTFNPRARAQFQAFHQRKDTFSLGVCNGCQLMALLGWVGAEISEAKDLDGSVQPGLLLSPNNSGRFESRFVNLGIEESPALMLRGMAGSTLGIWVAHGEGRMRFRSSEILASVRSSRLAPLRYVDDQGLPTEEYPLNPNGSPLGIAGVCSPDGRHLAMMPHPERCVLPWQWPWMPTSWRQSVKVSPWLRMFQNACEWCVHYPEGQP, encoded by the exons TGCGACCAACGGCCCACCTCATCCCAGGAGACCCAACTAGTAGCTTCACTCTACGACCGGATGACGGAGCAGACCTACCCCGAACCCATCCAGAGTTTTGCGGTAGCAACCCGCCCCGAAGCGGTGTTCTACGTTGATATTCTCGGAGAAGGAAGACCGGCTCTCGTGAAGGCCAACAACCAGCTTG GTCTGGCTTTTGATTCCTGGGACCTGGATTTCTACACCGCTCTTTTCCAAAAACTGGGCAGAAACCCCACCAGCGTAGAATGCTTTGACCTCGCTCAATCCAACAG CGAACACAGCCGGCATTGGTTCTTCAAAGGGCGCCTGCTGGTGgatgggaaagaaaggaaggaatcgCTCTTTGAGTCCATCATGAAAACTCAAGACCGCAGCAACCCCAACAACGTCATCAAATTCTGCGACAACAGCAG TGCTATCCAGGGCCGAGAAGTCCTCTCTCTCTGGCCCAGCGACCCATCCAAGGCCAGCCCCTTTGAGAAGCGGACTTCCACCCGACATGTCATCTTCACAGCGGAAACCCACAACTTTCCCACAG GAGTTGCCCCATTCAGCGGTGCCACCACTGGGACAGGCGGGAGAATCCGGGATGTGCAATGCACAGGTCGCGGAGCTCACGTCATTGCTGGAACTGCCGGATACAGCTTTGGCAATTTACACATTCCAG gaTACTCATTACCTTGGGAAGATACGTCTTTCGTATACCCTGATAATTTTGCCCGGCCTGTGGAAGTGGCCATTGGTGCCAGTGATGGAGCTTCGGACTATGGCAACAAATTTGGGGAGCCTGTGCTGGCAG GCTTTGCGCGCTCTTTCGGGATGCGCCTGGGGGATGGAGAACGGCACGAATGGATCAAGCCCATCATGTTCAGCGGAGGCATTGGAGCAATTGAAGACATCCATGTCCGCAAGGAAACTCCCCAGCACG GAATGGATGTGGTGAAGGTTGGCGGGCCCGTCTACCGAATCGGGGTTGGAGGAGGGGCTGCGTCTTCCATCCAG GTTCAAGGCGACAACGCCAGCGAGCTGGATTTCGGAGCCGTGCAACGCGGTGACGCCGAGATGGAACAGAAGATGAACCGAGTGCTGCGGGGTTGCATAGAAAGTGGGGAGAACAACCCCATCTGCAGTTTGCATGACCAGGGCGCCGGAGGCAATG gAAACGTCTTGAAGGAGTTGAGCGAGCCGGCAGGAGCTACTATCTACGCGAGCCGTTTCCAG CTGGGAGACCCCACTTTGAGTGTTTTGGAAATCTGGGGGGCCGAATATCAAGAAACGAATGCTCTCCTGCTTCAGCCACGCCGAGCTGATTTTCTACAACGCCTGGCTTCCCGCGAAAGATGTGCTGTTGACTTCGTTGGCAAAATCACAGGCAATGGGAAG ATTGTGTTAGTGGATGACACGAAGTATCCAGCAAGTACGGCAGAGGTGGCCAAAGGAGATGCAGGAGAAAGGGACACCCCTGTGAATTTGAAGCTGGAATGGGTTCTTGGCAAGATGCCACGCAAG GAATTTGTTTTGAATCGCATTAACCGAGCCCTTCGCCCACTGGATCTTCCTAAGGCCTTGAGTGTTGTGGATGCCCTTCAACTCGTCCTGAAGCTCCCATCAGTGGCTAGTAAACGTTACCTGACAAATAAG GTTGATCGTTCAGTGACAGGGCTGGTGGCCCAGCAACAGTGCGTCGGTCCCCTACACACACCCCTGGCGGATGTGGCTGTGGTGGCCCTTTCTCCCTTCGAAACGGTGGGAGGAGCCACTGCTCTTGGGGAACAGCCAATCAAAGGGCTTATAAACCCTGCAGCTGGCGCCCGATTGGCCGTGGGAGAAGCTCTCACCAATCTGGTCTTTGCTCGGGTCACCGATCTGAAG GATGTGAAATGCAGCGGCAACTGGATGTGGCCAGCTAAGCTCCCGGGCGAGGGGGCAGCTCTGGCAGAAGCCTGCAGTGCCATGTGCTCCGTCATGGGAGAGCTGGGTGTGGCGGTGGATGGCGGGAAGGATTCGCTCAGCATGGCAGCCCGGGTTGGCACAGAAACGGTCAAGGCACCTG GAACCCTGGTCATCTCAGCTTACGCTGTCTGTCCTGATATCACAGCCACTGTCACTCCTGACCTCAAATGCCCTGACCGGAAAG GGGCCTTGCTTCATGTGGCGGTGAGCCCTGATAAACATCGTCTTGGCGGTAGCGCATTGGCCCAGTGCTTCTCTCAACTGGGAGATGTTTCCCCAGACCTGGATGACCCCAGCACCCTCGTTTCCTGTTTCCAAGTTACTCAGGATCTGTTACGAG attctcttctttcttctgggCATGATGTGAGTGATGGGGGTCTCTTGACCTGCTTGCTAGAGATGGCCATTGCTGGGAATTGTGGTGCCCACATTGAGCTTGGCGCACCTGGAGTCCACG cTTTGGATGTGCTTTTCGCGGAAGAACTCGGATTGGTGCTGGAAGTGCCCTGTGCGGCAGCAGCTGATGTCTGCAGCCGGTACCAGGAAGCTGGGGTGCGCTGTGTTCCTGTTGGATATTCTGGTCCACGCGGTCCAAATGCCATG GTCCAGGTCACTGTGAATGGTCAGCAAGTCCTGGCGGAGAAAGTCTCCACCTTGAGGAATTGGTGGGAGGCCACAAGTTTCCAGCTGGAAAGACTGCAAGCCAATCCAGATTGTGTGGCTCAAGAAGAGACAGGCTTGGCCAAGAGGACGGAACCCAACTTCACCATGACCTTTAACCCCCAGGAGGAACTTCCTCTTCTTCAGGAAATGG CCTTGCCCGCTCCCCGTGTGGCTGTCCTTCGCGAAGAAGGGAGCAACGGCGATCGTGAAATGGTGGCCGCGTTTCTCATGGCCGGATTCCAG GTTTGGGATGTGACCATGCAAGACTTGTGCTCTGGCAACATGACTTTAGACTCCTTCCGTGGCTTGGTGTTCGTTGGAGGCTTCAGTTATGCTGATGTTCTTGGCTCTGCCAAAG GTTGGGCGGCTTCGGTGACCTTTAACCCCAGGGCACGGGCCCAGTTCCAAGCATTCCACCAGCGGAAAGACACGTTCAGCTTGGGAGTCTGCAACGGTTGCCAACTGATGGCACTGCTAGGTTGGGTAGGAGCCGAGATCTCTGAAGCCAAAGACCTTG ATGGGTCCGTCCAACCGGGGTTGCTGCTGAGTCCCAACAACTCTGGCCGGTTTGAGTCGCGTTTTGTGAATTTGGGGATCGAGGAAAGTCCGGCCTTGATGCTACGAGGCATGGCGGGATCTACTCTGGGCATCTGGGTGGCCCACGGAGAAG GTCGGATGCGGTTCCGCTCGTCCGAAATCCTGGCTTCGGTACGCTCGTCTCGGCTGGCCCCGCTTCGCTACGTGGACGACCAAGGGCTGCCCACGGAGGAGTACCCGCTGAACCCAAACGGGTCCCCCTTGGGCATTGCCGGTGTTTGCTCTCCCGATGGGCGTCACCTGGCCATGATGCCCCACCCGGAGCGATGCGTCCTACCCTGGCAGTGGCCTTGGATGCCAACCTCCTGGCGCCAGTCGGTCAAAGTCTCGCCCTGGTTGCGCATGTTCCAGAACGCCTGCGAGTGGTGCGTGCATTATCCAGAGGGGCAACCTTGA